In one window of Gossypium arboreum isolate Shixiya-1 chromosome 4, ASM2569848v2, whole genome shotgun sequence DNA:
- the LOC108460211 gene encoding phosphatidylinositol 4-kinase alpha 1-like, translated as MESMIELCDIIANNPEKFSDKIAWICGRCPQSELLLGGSPRVSRSQLNAVLVVARLLSKCPHSTDNRPKLVILEFIRAIPTSFHRSFWPQSYNNDSIASFFVDFLKYVSESADSSPDFGFEIAGLVGEVVMAAVNNHDTSSNDSAISRAFLLALSQNFPPILPSDADNLINYLVEQLAISVPESPRELIPGSSETSSSQSSPLSAKHFQGIEISSPANDSSRGSLMTNGGGAMFRQQVASFEEEPVESMEKLEIAFKLIAHILHKVSIDQKLLEQVRFIAKKQLQSMSAFLKIRKRDWTEQGPLLKSRVNAKLSVYQAAVRMQIRSLLSLEADAKTSKKLVLETLALLIDAAEACIISVWRKLRVCEELFSTLLSGIVQIAVPRGGQPLRILLIRLKPLVLAACMQADTWGNSQGAMFESVLKTCCEIIESGWAKDRAPMDTFIMGLATSIRERNDYEEQVDKEKQVVPAVQLNVIRLLADLNVAISKPDVVDMILPLFIESLEEGDAMTPSLLRLRLLDAVSRMASLGFEKSYRETVVLMTRSYLSKLSSVGSAESKTLAPEATTERVETLPAGFLLIASGLKSAKLRSDYRLRLLSLCSDVGLAAESKSGRSGADFLGPLLPAVAEICSDFDPTLNVEPSMLKLFRNLWFYIALFGLAPPIQKTPTPAKPVSSTLNSVGSMGTIALQAVGGPYMWNELWFAAVQRIAQGTPPLVVSSVKWLEDELELNALHNPGSRQGSGNEKAAVIHRTALSAALGGRVDVGAMSTISGVKATYLLAVAFLEIIRFSSNGGILNGSTSLTASRSAFSCVFEYLKTPNLMPAVLQCLTAIVHRAFETAVSWLEDRITETGNEAVLRESTLFAHACFLINSMSQREERIRDIAANLLVQLRDRFPQVLWNSSCLDSLLFTVQNDTPTVVNDPAWEAAVRSLYQKVVREWIVISLSYAPCTTQGLLQEKLCKANTWQQARHKTDVVSLLSEIRIGTGKSDCWAGTRTANIPAVIAAAAAASGANLKLSEAFILEVLSTGIVSATVKCNYAGEIAGMRRLYNSIGGFQSDSPQTGLGGGLQRLIAGAFSQPAETENDSFNEMLVSKFVRLLQQFVNISEKGGEVDKSQFRETCSQATALLLSNLDSDRKANLEGFAKLLRLLCWCPAYISTPDAMETGVFIWSWLVSAAPQWGSLVLAELVDAWLWTIDTKRGLFASDVKYSGPAAKLRPHLAPGEPEALPDTNPVDQIIAHRLWLGFFIDRFEVVRHNSVEQLLLLGRMLQGTTKRLWNFSHHPAATGTFFTFMLLGLKFCSCQSQGNLQNFRAGLQLLEDRIYRVSLGWFSYEPEWYDTNNINFAQSEAQSVSLFVHYLSSGRLDSLQSDSKGRATENGNSLVGANDHPVWGQMDNYIVGREKRKQLLLMLCHHEVDRLEVWAQPLSKEGTSSRPKISPDKWIEYARTAFSVDPRIAFSLASRFPTNTHLKAEITQLVQSHILDIRCIPEALPYFVTPKAVDENSVLLQQLPHWAACSITQALEFLTPVYKGHPRVMAYVLRVLESYPPERVTFFMPQLVQALRYDKGRLVEGYLLRAAQRSDLFSHILIWHLQGETCDLGKDASGKNSAFLELLPIVRQHIIDGFTPKALDAFRREFEFFDKVTSISGVLFPLPKEERRAGIRRELEKIQVQGDDLYLPTAPNKLVRGIQVDSGIPLQSAAKVPIMITFNVVDRDGDQNDIKPQACIFKVGDDCRQDVLALQVIALLRDIFAAVGLNLYLFPYGVLPTGPERGIIEVVPNTRSRSQMGETTDGGLYEIFQQDFGPVGSPGFEAARRNFIISSAGYAVASLLLQPKDRHNGNLLFDDFGRLVHIDFGFILETSPGGNMRFESAHFKLSHEMTQLLDPSGVMKSETWDNFVSLCVKGYLAARRHMNGIINTVLLMLDSGLPCFSRGDPIGNLRKRFHPEMSEREAANFMKNVCTDAYNKWTTAGYDLIQYLQQGIEK; from the exons ATGGAGTCGATGATCGAACTGTGCGACATTATAGCGAATAATCCGGAGAAATTTAGCGATAAAATTGCCTGGATTTGCGGGAGGTGTCCACAGTCGGAGTTGTTACTGGGCGGATCGCCTAGAGTTTCGAGGTCACAGCTCAATGCGGTGCTCGTCGTCGCACGATTGCTCTCTAAGTGCCCCCATTCTACTGACAACCGCCCTAAATTGGTGATATTAGAGTTTATTCGGGCAATTCCGACTTCGTTTCACCGTTCCTTTTGGCCGCAGTCGTACAACAACGACTCAATTGCTTCCTTCTTCGTCGATTTCTTGAAATACGTGTCTGAATCTGCCGATTCGTCTCCTGATTTCGGTTTCGAGATCGCAGGGTTGGTTGGGGAGGTAGTTATGGCTGCGGTTAATAATCACGATACAAGCAGCAATGATTCGGCAATTTCTAGGGCTTTCTTGTTGGCTTTATCGCAGAATTTCCCTCCAATTTTACCGTCAGATGCTGATAATTTGATAAATTACCTTGTCGAGCAGTTGGCTATATCAGTTCCGGAATCACCGAGGGAGCTAATTCCAGGAAGCTCGGAGACATCGTCTTCTCAAAGTTCACCTTTGAGCGCCAAGCATTTTCAAGGCATTGAGATTTCAAGCCCGGCCAACGACTCATCCAGAGGGTCTTTGATGACAAATGGTGGTGGGGCTATGTTTAGGCAACAAGTTGCCTCCTTCGAGGAGGAGCCTGTGGAGAGTATGGAGAAACTAGAAATTGCTTTTAAATTGATTGCTCATATTTTGCACAAAGTAAGTATTGATCAAAAGCTTTTGGAGCAAGTGAGATTTATTGCTAAGAAGCAGCTTCAGTCTATGTCTGCATTTCTAAAG ATAAGGAAGCGTGATTGGACTGAACAGGGGCCACTTTTAAAATCCAGAGTAAATGCGAAACTTTCGGTATATCAAGCTGCTGTTAGGATGCAAATTAGAAGTCTTCTATCTCTTGAGGCAGATGCTAAGACCTCTAAGAAATTGGTTCTTGAGACTCTTGCGTTGTTGATAGATGCTGCTGAAGCATGTATAATCTCTGTATGGCGAAAGTTGAGAGTTTGTGAGGAGCTTTTCAGTACCTTGCTTTCTGGGATTGTACAAATTGCTGTCCCTAGGGGAGGGCAGCCTCTGCGTATTTTGCTCATTCGCCTTAAACCCCTTGTACTGGCTGCATGTATGCAG GCTGATACTTGGGGCAACAGCCAAGGAGCCATGTTTGAGAGTGTTCTTAAGACATGTTGTGAGATTATAGAATCTGGCTGGGCGAAAGACCGGGCTCCAATGGATACATTTATCATGGGATTAGCAACCAGCATTCGTGAGAGAAATGATTATGAGGAGCAG GTTGATAAAGAGAAACAAGTAGTTCCAGCCGTACAGCTTAATGTAATACGTCTGTTGGCTGATTTAAATGTTGCTATCAGCAAGCCTGATGTGGTGGACATGATACTTCCGCTTTTTATTGAAAGCTTAGAAGAGGGTGATGCTATGACTCCTAGTTTACTACGGCTTCGA CTTCTTGATGCTGTTTCTCGCATGGCAAGTTTAGGTTTTGAGAAGTCATATCGGGAGACAGTTGTTCTAATGACAAGGAGTTACCTGAGTAAACTATCAAGTGTAGGGTCTGCTGAAAGCAAAACATTGGCCCCAGAGGCCACTACAGAACGTGTTGAG ACTCTTCCTGCAGGATTTCTTTTGATTGCTTCTGGTCTAAAGAGTGCTAAATTGCGTTCAGACTATCGCCTTCGCCTGTTATCTTTGTGTTCTGATGTAGGTTTGGCTGCTGAGTCAAAAAGTGGAAG GAGTGGAGCTGATTTTCTGGGGCCCCTACTTCCTGCTGTTGCTGAAATATGTTCTGATTTTGATCCTACGCTAAATGTGGAACCTTCAATGCTGAAGTTATTTCGCAACTTGTGGTTCTATATTGCTCTTTTTGGACTGGCACCTCCTATACAGAAGACTCCAACACCTGCAAAACCAGTTTCCTCTACATTGAACAGTGTGGGAAGCATGGGTACCATTGCCCTTCAAGCAGTGGGTGGACCATATATGTGGAATGAACTTTGGTTTGCTGCTGTCCAGCGTATTGCTCAAGGGACTCCTCCCCTT GTTGTTAGCTCAGTGAAGTGGCTTGAAGATGAGTTGGAACTAAATGCCCTTCACAACCCTGGAAGTCGTCAAGGGAGTGGCAATGAGAAAGCTGCTGTTATCCACAGAACAGCTCTTTCTGCTGCTTTAGGTGGGCGAGTTGATGTTGGAGCAATGAGCACAATTTCAG GTGTAAAGGCAACATACCTTCTTGCTGTGGCTTTCCTGGAGATAATACGGTTCAGCAGTAATGGTGGCATCCTTAATGGTAGCACAAGTTTGACCGCTTCAAGAAGTGCCTTCAGTTGTGTCTTCGAGTACTTGAAAACTCCAAATCTTATGCCTGCTGTCTTGCAATGTTTGACAGCAATTGTGCACAGGGCATTTGAAACAGCAGTGTCATGGCTT GAAGACCGAATAACTGAAACAGGCAATGAAGCTGTCCTTAGAGAATCTACCCTTTTTGCGCATGCTTGTTTTCTAATAAATAGTATGTCACAGAGGGAAGAGCGCATTCGTGATATTGCTGCGAACCTTTTGGTTCAGCTTAGAGATAGATTTCCTCAG GTTTTATGGAATTCATCTTGTCTTGATTCTCTGCTTTTTACTGTTCAAAATGACACACCTACTGTTGTCAATGATCCTGCTTGGGAAGCCGCTGTTCGCTCTTTGTACCAAAAAGTTGTTCGGGAATGGATTGTCATATCACTGTCTTATGCTCCATGTACTACTCAGGGTCTACTCCAG GAAAAGCTCTGCAAAGCAAATACATGGCAGCAGGCACGGCATAAAACTGATGTGGTATCTCTATTGTCTGAGATAAGGATTGGTACAGGAAAAAGTGATTGTTGGGCTGGAACACGAACTGCAAATATTCCTGCTGTCATAGCTGCAGCTGCTGCAGCATCAGGAGCAAATTTAAAATTGTCAGAAGCCTTCATTTTAGAGGTCCTCAGTACTGGTATTGTTAGTGCAACAGTAAAATGTAACTATGCTGGAGAAATTGCTGGCATGAGAAGGTTGTATAATAGCATTGGTGGGTTTCAATCTGATTCTCCACAAACAGGTCTTGGCGGTGGCCTCCAAAGGTTGATTGCGGGAGCATTCTCTCAACCGGCAGAAACTGAGAATGATTCATTTAATGAGATGTTGGTTTCGAAGTTCGTGCGTCTCCTTCAACAATTTGTCAATATTTCAGAGAAAGGTGGAGAAGTGGACAAGTCACAATTCCGCGAAACTTGTTCTCAAGCTACTGCTCTACTTCTGTCAAATCTG GATTCTGACCGGAAAGCAAATTTGGAGGGCTTTGCAAAACTTCTGCGTCTTCTCTGCTGGTGTCCAGCTTATATTTCTACCCCTGATGCTATGGAGACTGGTGTCTTCATCTGGAGTTGGCTGGTTTCTGCTGCTCCGCAATGGGGGTCTCTTGTCCTTGCTGAACTTGTCGATGCATGGTTATGGACAATTGATACAAAACGAGGTCTCTTTGCATCTGATGTGAAATATTCAGGACCTGCTGCAAAATTAAGGCCCCACTTGGCCCCTGGGGAACCAGAGGCACTGCCTGATACTAATCCTGTTGACCAAATAATTGCTCATAGGTTGTGGTTGGGATTTTTTATTGACCGCTTTGAG GTAGTTCGTCACAATAGTGTTGAGCAACTTTTGCTACTTGGTCGGATGTTGCAAGGAACAACCAAACGTCTCTGGAACTTTTCACATCATCCGGCAGCCACTGGCACCTTCTTCACTTTCATGCTTCTTGGTCTTAAGTTTTGCTCTTGCCAATCCCAAGGGAATTTGCAGAATTTCAGAGCTGGGCTTCAGTTGTTGGAAGATAGAATATACCG GGTCTCTTTGGGGTGGTTTTCCTATGAGCCTGAGTGGTATGACACAAACAATATAAATTTTGCACAGAGTGAGGCTCAATCCGTCTCTCTTTTTGTTCACTATCTCTCCAGTGGGAGGCTAGATTCTCTGCAGTCTGATTCCAAGGGGCGTGCAACTGAGAATGGGAACTCTTTGGTTGGGGCG AATGATCACCCTGTATGGGGCCAGATGGACAACTACATTGTTGGAAGAGAAAAACGAAAGCAGCTGCTTCTAATGCTGTGCCACCATGAGGTTGATCGGCTTGAAGTTTGGGCACAACCTCTTTCAaa GGAAGGCACATCTTCGCGGCCCAAAATTAGCCCAGACAAATGGATCGAATATGCCAGGACTGCTTTCTCTGTGGATCCTCGAATTGCCTTTTCGTTAGCCTCAAGATTTCCAACAAACACTCATCTGAAGGCTGAAATAACTCAGCTAGTCCAG TCACACATACTGGATATCCGCTGTATACCTGAGGCATTGCCATATTTTGTCACACCAAAGGCAGTTGATGAAAATTCAGTACTTTTACAACAATTGCCTCATTGGGCTGCTTGTTCAATTACACAAGCTCTTGAATTCCTTACTCCCGTATACAAGGGTCATCCACGTGTAATGGCTTATGTTCTAAGGGTTTTGGAGTCCTATCCTCCTGAACGTGTAACTTTCTTCATGCCACAACTTGTGCAAGCTCTGCGATACGATAAAGGG AGGTTAGTGGAAGGGTATTTGCTTAGAGCAGCTCAAAGAAGTGACTTATTCTCACATATTCTAATATGGCACCTGCAG GGTGAGACATGTGACCTTGGGAAAGATGCAAGTGGAAAG AATAGTGCATTTCTAGAACTGTTACCAATTGTTCGACAACATATTATTGATGGTTTCACGCCCAAGGCCCTTGATGCATTTCGAAGAGAATTTGAGTTCTTTGACAAAGTTACATCCATTTCTGGTGTCCTATTTCCTCTTCCAAAGGAGGAACGCCGGGCTGGCATCAGGAG GGAGTTGGAGAAAATTCAAGTGCAAGGTGATGACCTTTATTTGCCAACTGCTCCTAATAAGCTTGTTAGGGGCATTCAGGTTGATAGTGGAATACCCTTACAATCGGCGGCAAAAGTTCCTATTATGATCACATTTAATGTGGTTGATCGGGATGGCGACCAGAATGATATAAAGCCCCAGGCTtgcattttcaag GTTGGAGATGATTGTCGACAAGATGTTCTTGCTCTTCAAGTGATAGCTCTTCTAAGAGACATATTTGCAGCTGTTGGACTTAATCTCTATTTATTTCCCTATGGTGTTCTCCCAACTGGTCCAGAGAGAGGTATAATTGAG GTTGTGCCTAATACACGAAGCAGAAGCCAGATGGGTGAAACAACTGATGGTGGTTTGTATGAGATTTTTCAACAGGATTTTGGGCCTGTTGGCTCTCCTGGTTTCGAAGCTGCACGCAGAAACTTTATAATTAGCAGTGCAGGGTATGCTGTAGCAAGTCTTCTACTTCAACCGAAGGATCGACACAATGGCAACCTTCTTTTTGACGA TTTCGGGAGGCTTGTTCATATTGATTTTGGTTTCATCTTGGAAACATCACCTGGTGGAAATATGCGGTTCGAGAGTGCACATTTCAAGTTGAGCCATGAGATGACTCAATTACTAGATCCATCGGGAGTTATGAAAAGTGAAACCTGGGACAACTTTGTAAG CTTGTGTGTGAAGGGATACCTTGCCGCTCGCCGACATATGAATGGGATCATCAACACTGTGCTGCTTATGCTTGACAGTGGATTGCCTTGTTTCAGCAGGGGTGATCCCATTGGAAATCTTCGCAAGAGATTTCATCCTGAGATGAGCGAGCGTGAGGCCGCCAATTTCATGAAAAATGTCTGCACCGATGCTTACAACAAGTGGACAACTGCTGGCTATGACCTAATACAGTATCTGCAGCAAGGCATTGAGAAGTAG
- the LOC108460357 gene encoding putative pentatricopeptide repeat-containing protein At3g18840 → MRSLRDGLIFHVQSIKAGLSPPILTSNQLIHLYSKHGRIHEARKLFDEMPERNVFSWNTVISAYIKFQNLTQARAFFDAAPGKDLVTYNSMLSGYVSTDGYETPALELFYDMQTACEDKIKIDEFTVTTILNLSAKLGKLSYGAQLHCFMVKTRNDKTGFAVSSLIDMYSKCGCFKEAFQVYKGGGGLVDLVSKNAMVAAFCRENEMEMALELFWKDPELNDAVSWNTLISGYQQHGYLEESLKLFVMMRENGFRWNEHTFTTVLSACATLKNLKAGKEVHGWVLKNGLISNPFVSSGIVDLYCKCGKMKYAELMHLCSGRNNSFSVTSMIVGYSSQGNMVEARRLFDSLAEKNSVVWTALFSGYLKSRNCDAVFQLLSEYWDKEATVPDGLILMSVLGACAIQAALDPGKQTHGFMLRVGIEMDEKLFSAMIDMYSKCGNIAYAEKMFRMVKVKDSVIYNVMMAGYAHHGHESKVFLLFEEMLHQGIKPDVVTFVALLSACRHCGLVELGEQYFNSMKEVYKILPENDHNACMIDLYGRANRLDKAVAFMKAIPIEHDAAIMGAFLNACRVNKNVELAREAEEILLRIEGDNGARYVQLANIYAAEGNWAEMRRIRKEMRGKVKKFAGCSWVFVENGVNTFISSDRSHSKAETIYATLDCLSKELQEPVEAFL, encoded by the coding sequence ATGAGGTCGTTGAGAGATGGTTTAATATTCCACGTTCAATCAATCAAAGCTGGCTTGTCACCGCCCATTCTCACATCCAATCAACTCATTCATTTGTATTCTAAACATGGCCGTATTCATGAAGCTCGAAAACTGTTCGATGAAATGCCCGAACGAAACGTTTTCTCTTGGAACACAGTCATATCCGCCTACATAAAATTCCAAAACCTAACTCAAGCGCGTGCTTTCTTCGATGCTGCACCAGGGAAAGACTTGGTCACTTATAATTCCATGTTATCTGGTTATGTAAGCACCGATGGGTATGAAACTCCCGCGCTTGAATTATTTTACGACATGCAAACGGCTTGTGAGGATAAGATAAAAATCGACGAATTTACTGTAACTACAATACTGAACTTGAGTGCGAAGTTGGGTAAATTGAGCTATGGTGCTCAGTTACATTGTTTTATGGTGAAAACAAGGAATGACAAAACTGGGTTTGCTGTGAGTTCTCTCATTGACATGTATTCTAAATGTGGGTGTTTTAAAGAAGCCTTTCAAGTTTATAAAGGCGGTGGTGGGTTGGTTGATTTGGTTTCCAAGAATGCAATGGTGGCAGCTTTTTGTAGAGAAAATGAGATGGAAATGGCTTTGGAACTTTTTTGGAAAGACCCTGAGTTGAATGATGCTGTATCTTGGAATACTTTGATTTCAGGTTATCAACAACATGGTTATTTAGAAGAGTCCTTGAAGTTGTTTGTTATGATGAGAGAGAATGGGTTTAGATGGAATGAACATACTTTTACAACTGTTCTAAGTGCTTGCGCTACATTGAAGAATTTGAAAGCTGGAAAGGAAGTTCATGGGTGGGTTTTGAAGAATGGTTTGATTTCGAATCCGTTCGTAAGTAGTGGCATTGTTGATCTCTATTGCAAGTGTGGTAAAATGAAGTATGCAGAGTTAATGCATTTGTGTAGTGGGAGAAACAACTCCTTTTCAGTCACTTCAATGATTGTGGGATATTCATCTCAAGGTAATATGGTAGAAGCACGGCGGCTTTTCGATTCATTGGCTGAGAAGAATTCCGTGGTGTGGACAGCATTATTTTCTGGTTATCTCAAATCACGGAATTGTGATGCAGTGTTTCAACTCTTGAGTGAATATTGGGACAAAGAAGCAACTGTTCCTGATGGTTTGATACTTATGAGTGTCCTTGGTGCTTGTGCCATACAAGCTGCTCTGGACCCAGGAAAGCAGACTCATGGTTTTATGCTGAGAGTGGGAATTGAAATGGATGAGAAGCTATTTAGTGCTATGATTGATATGTACTCGAAATGCGGGAATATTGCATATGCAGAAAAGATGTTTCGAATGGTTAAGGTTAAGGATTCAGTCATTTATAATGTAATGATGGCTGGCTATGCTCACCATGGGCATGAAAGTAAAGTTTTCCTGCTGTTTGAGGAAATGCTGCATCAAGGAATCAAACCCGATGTTGTTACCTTTGTTGCACTTCTATCAGCTTGCCGTCACTGCGGTTTAGTAGAACTCGGAGAACAATACTTTAATTCCATGAAAGAAGTTTATAAGATATTGCCTGAGAATGACCACAATGCTTGTATGATTGATCTGTATGGGAGGGCTAACCGATTAGACAAAGCTGTGGCATTTATGAAAGCCATTCCGATAGAGCATGATGCTGCTATTATGGGGGCATTTCTGAATGCTTGTAGGGTAAATAAAAATGTGGAATTAGCCCGAGAAGCAGAAGAGATACTACTAAGAATTGAAGGAGATAACGGGGCTCGTTATGTTCAGCTGGCTAATATTTATGCTGCAGAAGGTAACTGGGCTGAGATGCGGAGGATAAGGAAGGAGATGAGAGGGAAAGTCAAGAAGTTTGCTGGTTGCAGTTGGGTTTTTGTGGAAAATGGAGTTAATACTTTTATCTCTAGTGACAGATCCCACTCGAAAGCTGAGACTATTTATGCAACATTAGACTGCTTAAGCAAAGAACTACAAGAACCTGTTGAGGCATTCCTTTGA
- the LOC108460361 gene encoding HVA22-like protein k, which produces MDLPSEVGLKLLFSPISSNIVVRTACCTVGTVIPVYSTFKAIENKDQNEQQKWLLYWTVYGSFSVTEVFADKILSWFPLYYHAKFAFLVWLQLPSSNGAKHLYKSHLRPFLLRHQATFDKILEFINSEMSKIVSARQAEIKFARTLIVKLMASVNQIVWYLIHPMQTPQNRSIEGPRQVDSSDTQSNSED; this is translated from the exons ATGGATTTACCGAGCGAG GTTGGATTAAAACTGCTTTTCTCTCCAATTAGTTCCAATATTGTTGTTCGAACGGCATG TTGTACAGTTGGGACTGTAATACCAGTTTACTCGACTTTTAAGGCGATCGAAAACAAAGATCAAAACGAGCAGCAAAAATGGCTTCTTTATTGGACTG TTTATGGATCTTTTAGTGTTACTGAAGTGTTTGCTGACAAAATACTCTCCTG GTTTCCTCTCTACTACCATGCAAAATTTGCTTTTCTAGTTTGGCTTCAACTTCCATCTTCCAAT GGGGCCAAGCATTTGTATAAGAGCCATCTCCGTCCATTTCTACTTAGGCACCAAGCTACATTTGATAAAATATTGGAGTTCATTAACAGTGAAATG AGCAAAATCGTTAGCGCACGCCAAGCAGAAATCAAGTTTGCAAGGACACTTATCGTGAAGCTCATGGCATCAG TGAACCAGATTGTTTGGTATCTTATTCACCCTATGCAAACACCACAAAATCGTTCCATCGAAGGCCCAAGACAAGTAGATTCTTCAGATACACAATCAAACAGTGAAGACTGA
- the LOC108460359 gene encoding arabinosyltransferase RRA3-like translates to MIGGRREGGLMRKASQSVVKSTILIAVAIGISIGCLFAFLYPHGFLSFYSPAFHSQVLSSKCESSHRLNELKAEYAAELEKNEELRQQVKELTEKVRLAEQKKDHAQKQVEALGKWRKAGPSGTVKGLSTNPTVIPDEPVNPRLAEILEAVAVGRELIVALANWNVKESLEIWFTNIKRVAITNYLVVALDDKITEFCKSNNVPVYKRDANDGIASIGRTGNNHAVSGLKFHILREFLQLGYSVLLSDIDIVYLQNPFDYLYRDSDVESMTDGHDNMTAYGFDDVFDEPAMGWARYAHTMRIWVFNSGFFYIRPTIPSIELLDRVAGRLAKEPKSWDQAVFNEELFFPSHLGYEGLHAARRTMDFYLFMNSKVLFKTVRKDDRLSKLKPVIVHINYHPNKLKRMKAVVEFYVDGNRDALKPFPDGSEWEW, encoded by the exons ATGATAGGCGGACGAAGGGAAGGTGGGTTGATGAGAAAAGCATCGCAGTCAGTGGTGAAATCAACAATATTAATAGCTGTTGCCATTGGGATTTCCATTGGTTGCCTCTTCGCTTTTCTTTATCCTCACGGTTTCCTCTCTTTCTATTCCCCTGCTTTCCACTCCCAG GTTCTATCTTCCAAATGTGAATCATCTCATAGGTTGAACGAGTTGAAAGCAGAGTATGCGGCCGAATTGGAGAAAAACGAAGAGTTGAGACAACAAGTTAAGGAGCTTACTGAGAAGGTTAGGTTGGCTGAACAAAAGAAAGATCATGCACAGAAACAAGTCGAGGCATTGGGTAAATGGCGTAAAGCGGGGCCTTCCGgaactgttaaaggtttaagtACAAACCCCACAGTGATTCCAGATGAACCCGTTAATCCGAGATTGGCGGAAATTCTGGAAGCTGTTGCCGTCGGAAGAGAGCTTATAGTGGCACTTGCAAACTGGAACGTGAAGGAGTCGTTAGAGATTTGGTTCACAAACATTAAGAGAGTTGCCATAACTAATTATTTGGTTGTTGCTTTGGATGATAAGATCACTGAATTTTGCAAGTCAAATAATGTTCCAGTGTATAAGAGAGATGCAAATGATGGGATTGCTTCCATTGGGAGGACGGGGAATAACCATGCTGTTTCGGGATTGAAATTTCATATCTTGAGAGAGTTTTTGCAGCTGGGGTATAGTGTTCTCCTTTCGGATATCGATATTGTGTATTTGCAAAACCCTTTCGATTATCTTTATAGAGATTCAGATGTGGAATCCATGACCGACGGCCATGATAACATGACAGCTTATGGATTCGATGATGTCTTCGACGAACCTGCAATGGGATGGGCTCGATATGCACACACAATGCGTATATGGGTTTTTAACTCTGGTTTCTTCTATATCAGACCTACAATCCCTTCAATCGAGCTCTTAGATCGTGTGGCTGGTCGCCTTGCTAAGGAACCAAAGTCATGGGACCAGGCAGTTTTCAATGAGGAACTTTTTTTCCCTTCACATCTCGGGTACGAAGGGCTTCATGCTGCTCGGAGAACTATGGATTTCTATCTCTTTATGAACAGCAAAGTCCTTTTCAAGACTGTTAGGAAAGATGATAGACTGAGTAAGCTTAAGCCGGTCATTGTTCACATAAATTACCATCCTAATAAGCTCAAACGAATGAAAGCTGTCGTGGAATTCTACGTTGATGGCAACCGCGATGCATTGAAACCTTTTCCCGATGGTTCAGAATGGGAATGGTAA